One window of the Lactococcus lactis genome contains the following:
- the dnaA gene encoding chromosomal replication initiator protein DnaA, translating into MASLNENQKFWARVTELARQSIGKQAYDFFIEPAQLMSVEQDTANILLDSGMKKDYWKKQSDLITTAGFEVFGRMIDYELYANDELTELELHRLNNQSSIEEQPHSTAKPASPLVSGLNEKYNFENFVQGPGNRWTLAAAIAVADKPGDTYNPLFIYGGAGLGKTHLMHAIGNQILTDNPTARIKYVSSENFVNDYVNATRKNQMENFENTYRNLDLLLLDDVQFFSDKEGTKNEFFNTFNALYDKGSQIVLTSDRIPQELNNLEDRLVSRFSWGLTTDITAPDYETRMAILLIKSESSRLEFPSETLSYIAGQIDSNVRELEGALNRVEFVARANGIAVVDIETASQALRSLKNATQQSLSNLTIKKIQDEVANYYHISFSDLVGPKRPKEIAFPRQIAMYLVRELLGTSLPAIGTAFGGRDHTTVMYAYKQISDKMKNDMDVQKDIDSIKRKF; encoded by the coding sequence ATGGCATCCCTTAATGAAAATCAAAAATTTTGGGCCCGTGTAACCGAACTAGCTCGGCAGAGTATCGGTAAACAAGCTTATGATTTTTTTATTGAGCCTGCTCAATTAATGTCTGTCGAGCAAGATACTGCCAATATCTTGCTTGATAGTGGAATGAAAAAAGATTATTGGAAAAAACAGTCCGATTTGATCACAACGGCGGGATTTGAGGTCTTTGGTCGGATGATTGATTATGAACTCTATGCAAATGATGAGTTAACTGAACTGGAACTTCATCGTTTAAATAATCAATCTTCTATTGAAGAGCAGCCGCATTCTACTGCTAAACCCGCTTCTCCTTTGGTTAGTGGTCTCAACGAGAAATATAATTTTGAAAATTTTGTGCAAGGTCCTGGTAACCGTTGGACTTTGGCTGCGGCAATTGCTGTTGCTGATAAACCTGGTGATACCTATAATCCACTATTTATTTATGGTGGAGCTGGTCTAGGTAAGACGCATTTAATGCATGCAATTGGAAATCAGATTTTGACTGACAATCCGACTGCTCGAATTAAATATGTTTCTTCGGAGAATTTCGTTAACGACTATGTTAATGCAACGCGAAAAAACCAAATGGAGAATTTTGAAAATACTTATCGTAATTTAGATTTACTTCTATTGGACGATGTGCAATTTTTCAGTGATAAAGAGGGGACGAAAAATGAATTTTTCAATACCTTCAACGCACTCTATGATAAAGGTTCCCAAATTGTTTTAACTTCTGATCGTATTCCGCAAGAATTAAATAATTTGGAAGATCGCTTGGTTTCACGCTTCTCTTGGGGTTTGACTACTGATATTACGGCTCCTGACTATGAAACTCGGATGGCTATTCTTTTGATTAAATCTGAATCAAGTCGTTTAGAATTTCCGAGTGAAACTCTATCTTATATTGCTGGTCAGATTGATTCAAACGTTCGAGAACTCGAGGGCGCTCTAAATCGAGTCGAATTTGTGGCTCGAGCAAATGGCATTGCCGTGGTCGATATTGAGACAGCAAGTCAGGCTTTGCGTTCTTTAAAAAATGCAACTCAGCAATCTTTATCAAATCTTACTATTAAAAAAATTCAAGATGAAGTTGCTAATTATTATCATATTTCATTCTCAGATCTTGTTGGTCCTAAGCGCCCTAAGGAAATTGCCTTTCCAAGACAGATTGCGATGTATCTTGTCAGAGAACTTTTAGGTACAAGTCTTCCGGCAATTGGAACTGCTTTTGGTGGCCGTGACCACACAACGGTAATGTATGCTTATAAACAAATTTCGGATAAGATGAAAAATGATATGGATGTTCAAAAAGACATCGATAGCATTAAACGTAAATTTTAA
- the dnaN gene encoding DNA polymerase III subunit beta, whose protein sequence is MIKFSINKNAFQNALRITKQAIGSKVTIPALTKLKIEVEENGITLIGSNGQISIKNFLPVDNKDASMLISGTGSVLLEAAFFENVVSQLPEVTLEFTEKEQKQVLLTSGKSEITLKGLDSEIYPHLQEISEGSSLKMKVKVLKEIFTETVFAVSTQENRPIFTGVHLETLSTGELKAVATDSHRMSQRLLPLEDSELKFDVILPSKSINSFKNVFTNDEEEIEIFISGSQMLFRNETISYYSRLIEGSYPDTNRLIPNEADYTLDLVFDAAQLRHTMDRARLLTVMTTNGTVKLTVSGDSVVTTANSPEVGSVHEELTALSKEGNDLAISFNPEYLIDALKVIKAPEVRIRFISNVRPFTLQPRNEESGFVQLITPVRTN, encoded by the coding sequence ATGATTAAATTTTCAATTAATAAAAATGCGTTTCAAAATGCTTTGAGAATTACCAAACAAGCAATTGGTTCTAAAGTAACAATTCCTGCTTTAACAAAGTTAAAAATTGAAGTTGAAGAAAATGGAATTACTTTAATTGGTTCAAATGGTCAAATTTCAATCAAGAATTTTTTACCTGTTGATAATAAAGATGCAAGTATGCTTATTTCAGGGACTGGTTCAGTTTTGTTAGAAGCTGCTTTCTTTGAAAATGTGGTAAGTCAATTACCAGAAGTCACTCTTGAATTTACTGAAAAAGAACAAAAGCAAGTTTTGTTAACTTCTGGTAAGTCAGAAATTACTTTAAAAGGCCTGGATTCAGAAATTTATCCGCATTTACAAGAAATTTCCGAAGGCTCTTCATTGAAAATGAAAGTTAAAGTACTTAAAGAAATTTTTACAGAAACAGTTTTTGCTGTAAGTACTCAAGAAAATCGTCCAATTTTTACAGGTGTTCATTTAGAAACTTTATCAACTGGAGAATTAAAAGCAGTCGCAACTGACTCACATCGGATGAGTCAACGTTTATTGCCTTTAGAAGATTCAGAATTAAAATTTGATGTTATTTTGCCAAGTAAATCAATCAATAGTTTTAAAAATGTTTTCACAAATGATGAAGAAGAGATTGAAATTTTCATTAGTGGAAGCCAAATGCTTTTTAGAAATGAAACAATTAGTTATTATAGTCGTTTGATTGAAGGATCTTATCCTGATACTAATCGTTTAATTCCAAATGAAGCTGATTATACTTTAGATTTAGTTTTTGATGCTGCGCAATTGCGTCATACAATGGATCGTGCGCGTTTGTTGACAGTAATGACAACTAATGGAACTGTAAAATTGACGGTTTCTGGTGATTCTGTAGTAACCACAGCCAACTCTCCTGAGGTCGGTTCTGTCCATGAAGAATTGACGGCCTTATCAAAAGAAGGAAATGACTTAGCAATCAGCTTTAATCCTGAATATTTGATTGATGCTTTGAAAGTGATTAAAGCACCAGAAGTTCGTATTCGCTTTATTTCTAATGTTCGTCCGTTCACTTTACAACCACGTAATGAAGAATCTGGATTTGTTCAATTGATTACACCAGTACGTACAAATTAA
- the rexB gene encoding ATP-dependent nuclease subunit B: protein MEILYTEITQDLTEGLLEISLEELGKNRKVYYIVPSSMSFEKEKEILERLAKGSDAAVFDLLVTRFKQLPYYFDKRKKATTKTELGTAGLSMLFRRVLRSFSKEEIPLYFSLQDSAGFLEMLIQLRTELLTANLSVENLPDSPKNQELKKILSRFEEKLANDYANYSEFGDFTSRLADGEFDFQLKDVTIVIDGYTRFSAEEELFIESIQDRVARFVIGTYSDDNSLTAGSETIYISTSQMIGRFRSKFPVELRKMAFSSVNEVYNKLTKLLDLDSRFAISDQNIEINSADAKYFRIWEAENQKVEIEGVAKEIRQKISQGAFFKDFTVLVGDPAAYEITLKEIFELYEIPFFYAQEESMSQHPLVIFFESLLSIKKNNYRTDDVVNLLKSKVYTDVNLDEEVIDYFEYYVQKYKISGRKKFTEAFNESEFSKIELVNQLRENLLGNDSPLQAFLGTNRQKTGKKWVSDLQVLLENGNVMANMNTYFSEAESENKHQMADKHEQVWQMLISILNEFLAVFSDEKLKSVEFLDILLAGLKNAKYRQIPANVDVVNIKDYELVEPKTNKYIYAIGLSQTNFPRIKKNSTLLSDEERLVINQTTDENQFIEQLNVVNYQKNQFTVLSLVNSAKETLVLSMPQIMANEQGEFSPVFQLFLNHSDEKILQKIQEVNLFESLEHIGNSRSVISMIGKIERELVETEEKNDDKRVFWSSIFRILVKSNPDFQKILLDLAKDIDTVNLSKETLDKIYGDKLYASVSSFERFYNCEYQYFLETTLGLETFENIDINSKIVGNFFHEVFEKVMQEEALSAENFDEKLTKVLHDVDSNYSRYFTQDATARFTWTNLEEIVRQTATVLKETVSTDELKTLLTESSFGLPKSELGNFSVDDIYLRGRIDRLDQLSSDYLGAIDYKSSAHSFKLQDAYDGLSLQFMTYLDVIKEAFPNQKIWGALYLQFKNQPINLSEINHLSEIAGLLKESMRYDGLVLEEAADQIKAIENITVKKSNIYNQEEFEQLLKLNENHYQHAGQRLKSGQIAINPIMKRSEGIDQTGNVRGCRYCPLKSICRFEANVHMKYHSREIGQKSQAEILAELKGEGRNE, encoded by the coding sequence ATGGAAATTTTATATACTGAAATTACACAAGATTTAACAGAGGGACTATTAGAGATTTCTCTTGAAGAACTTGGAAAAAATCGAAAAGTTTATTACATTGTGCCTTCTTCAATGTCATTTGAGAAGGAGAAAGAAATTTTAGAGCGCTTGGCTAAGGGAAGTGATGCAGCAGTTTTTGACTTACTCGTCACTCGTTTTAAGCAATTGCCTTATTATTTTGATAAGCGAAAAAAAGCGACAACAAAGACAGAGTTGGGCACAGCAGGCCTTTCAATGCTTTTTCGACGTGTTTTGAGGAGTTTTTCAAAAGAAGAAATTCCGCTGTATTTTTCTCTACAGGATTCTGCTGGTTTTTTGGAAATGCTAATTCAGTTAAGAACAGAGTTACTGACAGCAAATCTGTCAGTAGAAAATTTACCTGACAGCCCTAAAAATCAAGAATTAAAAAAGATTTTAAGTAGATTTGAAGAAAAATTAGCAAATGACTATGCTAACTACTCAGAATTTGGTGATTTTACTAGTCGTCTTGCTGATGGGGAATTTGATTTTCAACTCAAAGATGTGACAATTGTCATTGATGGATATACTCGATTTTCTGCCGAAGAAGAGCTTTTTATTGAAAGTATTCAAGATAGAGTGGCACGTTTTGTCATTGGAACTTATAGTGATGATAATTCACTGACAGCCGGATCTGAAACAATTTATATCAGTACGAGTCAAATGATTGGGCGTTTTCGCAGTAAATTTCCAGTAGAACTAAGAAAAATGGCTTTTTCATCTGTCAATGAAGTTTACAATAAGTTGACAAAATTACTCGATTTGGATTCACGATTTGCCATTTCTGATCAAAATATTGAAATAAATTCTGCTGATGCAAAATATTTCAGAATTTGGGAAGCCGAAAATCAAAAAGTTGAAATTGAAGGTGTCGCAAAGGAAATTAGACAAAAAATAAGTCAGGGGGCTTTTTTCAAAGATTTTACAGTTTTAGTAGGCGATCCAGCTGCTTATGAAATTACTTTGAAAGAAATTTTTGAACTTTACGAGATTCCATTTTTCTACGCCCAAGAAGAATCAATGAGTCAGCATCCTTTGGTTATCTTTTTTGAAAGTTTACTTTCAATTAAAAAGAATAATTATCGGACAGATGATGTTGTCAATCTTCTAAAAAGTAAGGTTTACACTGATGTCAACCTAGATGAAGAAGTCATTGATTACTTTGAATACTATGTTCAAAAATATAAGATTTCTGGTCGAAAAAAATTTACGGAAGCATTCAATGAAAGTGAGTTTTCTAAAATTGAATTAGTGAATCAACTTCGCGAAAACTTATTGGGAAATGATTCTCCTTTACAAGCCTTTTTGGGGACAAATCGGCAAAAAACAGGAAAAAAATGGGTTTCTGATTTACAAGTTTTACTTGAAAATGGAAATGTAATGGCCAATATGAACACTTATTTTTCAGAAGCAGAATCTGAAAATAAGCACCAAATGGCTGATAAACATGAACAAGTTTGGCAAATGCTTATTTCGATATTGAATGAGTTTTTGGCTGTTTTTTCTGATGAAAAATTGAAAAGTGTGGAGTTTTTAGATATTTTATTAGCAGGATTGAAAAATGCGAAATATCGACAAATTCCAGCAAACGTTGATGTTGTAAATATCAAAGATTATGAACTTGTTGAACCTAAAACTAATAAATATATCTATGCCATTGGTTTGAGTCAAACCAATTTTCCAAGAATAAAGAAAAATTCAACACTTTTATCCGATGAAGAACGACTAGTAATCAATCAAACAACTGATGAAAATCAGTTTATTGAACAGTTGAATGTTGTCAACTATCAAAAAAATCAGTTTACAGTCCTTTCTTTAGTGAATTCAGCAAAAGAAACTTTAGTTTTGTCCATGCCACAAATTATGGCAAATGAGCAAGGAGAATTTTCACCAGTTTTCCAATTATTTTTGAATCATTCGGATGAAAAAATTCTTCAAAAAATTCAAGAAGTCAATCTTTTTGAAAGCTTAGAGCACATTGGAAACAGTCGTTCAGTGATTTCTATGATTGGAAAAATTGAGCGTGAACTTGTTGAAACTGAAGAAAAAAATGATGACAAAAGAGTTTTTTGGTCTAGTATTTTCCGAATCTTAGTTAAGTCAAATCCTGATTTTCAAAAAATATTATTGGATTTAGCTAAAGATATTGATACGGTCAACTTATCAAAAGAAACCTTAGACAAAATTTATGGTGATAAACTTTATGCTTCTGTCAGTTCTTTTGAACGCTTTTATAACTGTGAATATCAGTACTTTTTAGAGACCACTTTGGGTCTGGAAACTTTTGAAAATATTGATATAAATTCCAAAATTGTCGGTAACTTTTTCCATGAAGTTTTTGAAAAAGTCATGCAAGAAGAAGCTTTGTCAGCTGAAAATTTTGATGAAAAATTGACAAAAGTTTTACATGATGTTGACAGTAATTACTCTCGTTATTTTACTCAGGATGCAACAGCAAGATTTACTTGGACCAATTTAGAAGAAATTGTTAGACAGACTGCAACAGTTTTAAAGGAAACAGTTTCTACTGATGAACTTAAAACTTTACTGACAGAAAGTAGTTTTGGCTTACCAAAAAGTGAATTAGGTAATTTTTCTGTTGACGATATTTACTTACGAGGAAGAATTGACCGTTTGGACCAACTTTCTTCTGATTATTTAGGAGCTATAGATTACAAATCAAGTGCTCATTCCTTTAAATTACAGGATGCTTATGACGGTCTGAGTTTACAATTTATGACCTATTTAGACGTGATTAAAGAAGCTTTTCCGAATCAAAAAATATGGGGTGCTCTTTATTTACAATTTAAAAATCAACCAATTAACTTATCAGAAATCAATCATTTATCAGAGATTGCTGGCTTATTGAAAGAATCAATGCGCTATGATGGTTTAGTTTTGGAAGAGGCAGCTGACCAAATTAAAGCAATAGAAAATATTACTGTAAAAAAATCTAATATTTACAATCAAGAAGAATTTGAACAGCTTTTAAAATTGAATGAAAATCATTATCAGCATGCTGGTCAGCGACTTAAGAGCGGTCAGATTGCAATAAATCCAATTATGAAACGCTCCGAAGGGATTGATCAAACAGGTAATGTTCGAGGTTGTCGCTACTGTCCGCTTAAATCTATTTGTCGATTTGAAGCAAATGTACACATGAAGTATCACAGTCGTGAAATTGGTCAAAAATCTCAAGCAGAAATCTTAGCAGAATTAAAAGGAGAAGGGCGAAATGAGTGA
- the addA gene encoding helicase-exonuclease AddAB subunit AddA — protein MSEVKLTPEQNEAIHSSGKNILVSASAGSGKTFVMAQRIVEKVKQGIEIDRLFISTFTKKAASELRMRLERDLKKARQESSDENQARRLTLALQNLSNADIGTMDSFTQKLTKTNFNRVNIDPNFRILADQTESDLIRQEVFEQLVESYLSEDDGLNISKEKFEELIKNFSKDRNIAGFQKVVYTIYRFASATENPIKWLENQFLKGFETYKSLTDLSADFSADIKENLLIFFELLETSLTNGVIAKKGAGRDKANLILDNKNELLEAITTKDFATFTELFLSIDTDIRVGSSKDEILSALKKDFSAQKQDLVGSKSKPGEIRKFVDKIKHGQLIEKYQNQAFEIAENLQKFVIEFYQSYLERKKNENAFEYSDIAHFAIEILEENPDIRETLREHYDEIMIDEYQDTSHTQERMLELLSNGHNLFMVGDIKQSIYGFRLADPGLFLEKYKDYAKTENPNQLIRLKENFRSRGEVLTFTNDIFKHLMDEKLGEMTYGKEEALVQGNITDYPVESEKDFYPELLLYKENTSDEETDESEVRISDGEIKGAAQEIKKLIEAGVEPKDIAILVRSKSNNNKIEDILLSYDIPVVLDEGRVDFLKSMEVLIMLDVLRAIDNPLYDLSLVAMLRSPLFGFNEDELTRISTQGSHDLRFWDKILLSLNKEGQNPELINPSLENKLKAFYKKFTEWRKLVNQVAIHDLLWKIYTETYYFDYVGALKNGEMRQANLQALAVRAESYESSGYKGLFKFVRLINKFMEQNNDLASVNIKLPQNAVRVMTFHKSKGLEFDYVFLMNLQSRFNDRDLKEDVILSRENGLGMKLIADLKDEADVITDFPYALVKMETFPYMVNKDLKQRAALSEEMRVLYVAFTRAKKKLYLVGKIKETDKKSGLDLYDNASLEGKILEDKFRNSSRGFQHWILALQNATKLPMKLNVYTKEELEAEKLEFTSQPDFKKLVEESEKFDNIMAYSDEIQKAQKIMNYEYPHQAATELSSIQTPSQVKKRSYEKQLQVGEIQPKSEFTRVKKLDFSDFGPKKVTAAEIGSATHSFMQYADFSQADLFSFQATLDEMGFDEKIKNQIDIAKILTLFDTDFGQFLSENVDKTVKEAPFSMLRTDEFAKEQYIVRGICDGFVKLTDKIVLFDYKTDRFTSSSAISEIKERYRDQMNLYSEALKKAYDVNQVDKYLILLGGPQQVFVEKLDD, from the coding sequence ATGAGTGAAGTAAAATTAACTCCAGAGCAAAATGAAGCCATTCATAGTTCTGGTAAGAATATTCTAGTTTCAGCGAGTGCTGGTTCCGGAAAAACTTTTGTTATGGCTCAAAGAATTGTCGAGAAAGTCAAACAAGGAATTGAAATTGATCGACTTTTCATTTCCACATTTACAAAAAAAGCAGCAAGCGAATTACGGATGCGGCTTGAGCGAGATTTAAAAAAAGCCAGACAAGAAAGTTCTGATGAAAATCAAGCTCGTAGGTTGACACTTGCTTTACAGAACCTGTCAAATGCTGATATTGGAACTATGGATAGTTTCACCCAAAAATTGACAAAAACGAATTTCAATCGAGTAAATATTGACCCGAATTTCCGAATCTTAGCTGATCAAACAGAGAGTGATTTAATTAGACAAGAAGTCTTTGAACAATTGGTTGAGTCTTATCTATCAGAAGATGATGGATTGAATATTTCAAAAGAAAAATTTGAAGAACTTATAAAAAATTTTTCTAAAGACAGAAATATTGCTGGTTTTCAAAAAGTAGTTTACACTATTTACCGTTTTGCGTCAGCAACCGAAAATCCAATAAAGTGGTTAGAAAATCAATTTTTAAAAGGTTTTGAAACATATAAATCACTGACAGACTTGTCTGCAGATTTTTCAGCAGATATAAAAGAGAATTTACTGATATTTTTTGAACTTCTAGAAACTTCATTAACCAATGGAGTAATTGCTAAAAAAGGAGCTGGACGTGATAAGGCCAATCTTATTTTAGATAATAAAAATGAACTCTTAGAAGCAATAACCACTAAAGATTTTGCAACTTTCACAGAACTATTTTTATCAATAGATACAGATATTCGAGTGGGTTCTTCAAAAGATGAAATACTTTCGGCTCTGAAAAAAGATTTTTCAGCACAAAAACAAGACTTAGTGGGCTCGAAATCCAAACCTGGAGAAATTCGGAAGTTTGTTGATAAAATAAAACATGGTCAGTTGATTGAAAAATATCAAAATCAAGCATTTGAAATCGCAGAAAACTTACAAAAATTTGTTATTGAGTTTTACCAAAGTTATTTAGAACGTAAAAAGAATGAAAATGCCTTTGAGTACTCTGATATTGCACACTTTGCCATCGAAATTTTAGAGGAAAATCCAGATATACGTGAAACTTTAAGAGAACATTATGATGAAATCATGATTGATGAGTATCAGGATACCAGCCACACTCAGGAGCGAATGCTGGAGCTTTTATCGAATGGACATAATCTCTTCATGGTTGGTGATATTAAGCAATCAATTTATGGCTTTCGTTTAGCTGACCCTGGCCTCTTTTTAGAAAAATATAAAGACTATGCCAAGACAGAAAATCCAAATCAACTAATTCGCTTAAAAGAAAACTTTCGTTCACGTGGTGAGGTTTTAACATTTACAAATGATATCTTTAAACACCTGATGGATGAAAAATTAGGTGAGATGACTTATGGCAAAGAAGAAGCATTAGTTCAAGGAAATATTACTGATTATCCAGTTGAATCTGAGAAAGATTTTTATCCAGAACTTCTTTTATACAAAGAAAATACAAGTGATGAAGAAACAGATGAATCCGAAGTAAGAATTTCGGATGGAGAGATTAAAGGAGCAGCTCAAGAAATAAAAAAATTGATTGAAGCTGGAGTTGAACCAAAAGATATAGCAATCTTGGTTCGTTCTAAATCAAATAATAATAAAATTGAGGATATTCTGCTTAGTTACGATATTCCGGTCGTTCTTGATGAAGGTCGAGTTGATTTTTTGAAATCAATGGAAGTCTTAATTATGCTAGACGTTTTACGAGCAATTGATAATCCACTCTATGATTTATCATTGGTTGCGATGTTAAGGTCTCCGTTATTTGGATTTAATGAAGATGAATTAACTAGAATCAGTACTCAAGGAAGCCATGACCTTAGATTTTGGGATAAAATTCTTTTGTCACTTAATAAAGAAGGACAAAATCCAGAACTTATCAATCCTTCCTTAGAGAACAAGCTTAAAGCATTTTATAAGAAGTTTACAGAGTGGCGTAAACTTGTAAACCAAGTTGCAATTCATGATTTACTTTGGAAAATATATACCGAAACCTACTATTTTGACTATGTTGGTGCCTTAAAAAATGGTGAAATGCGCCAAGCGAACTTACAAGCCTTAGCGGTTCGAGCAGAATCATATGAAAGTTCTGGTTATAAAGGATTATTTAAATTTGTAAGATTAATCAACAAATTTATGGAACAAAATAATGATTTAGCTTCTGTTAATATAAAACTTCCTCAAAATGCTGTTCGAGTGATGACCTTCCATAAATCAAAAGGATTAGAATTTGATTATGTCTTTTTAATGAATTTACAATCTCGTTTCAACGATCGTGATTTGAAAGAAGATGTTATCCTAAGTCGTGAAAATGGTTTAGGAATGAAGCTTATTGCTGATTTAAAGGATGAAGCAGATGTTATAACTGATTTCCCTTATGCTTTAGTGAAAATGGAAACATTCCCTTATATGGTGAATAAAGACTTAAAACAAAGAGCAGCTCTCTCAGAAGAAATGCGTGTTTTATATGTTGCATTTACACGAGCAAAGAAAAAACTTTATCTTGTTGGAAAAATAAAAGAAACAGATAAAAAATCAGGACTTGACCTTTATGATAATGCAAGTTTAGAAGGGAAGATTTTAGAAGATAAATTTCGTAATTCAAGTCGCGGTTTTCAACACTGGATATTGGCGCTTCAAAATGCCACAAAACTTCCGATGAAACTCAATGTCTACACAAAAGAAGAGTTGGAAGCAGAAAAACTTGAATTTACAAGTCAACCTGATTTCAAAAAATTGGTCGAAGAATCGGAAAAATTTGATAATATCATGGCCTATTCTGATGAAATACAAAAAGCTCAAAAAATTATGAATTATGAATATCCACATCAAGCAGCAACAGAGCTTTCAAGTATTCAAACACCAAGTCAGGTTAAAAAACGAAGCTACGAAAAACAATTACAAGTGGGTGAAATTCAACCGAAAAGTGAATTTACTCGGGTCAAAAAGCTAGATTTTTCTGATTTTGGTCCTAAGAAAGTTACTGCTGCAGAAATCGGTTCGGCAACTCATAGTTTTATGCAGTATGCAGATTTTTCTCAAGCAGATTTATTTAGTTTTCAAGCGACACTTGATGAAATGGGATTTGATGAAAAAATAAAAAATCAAATTGATATTGCTAAAATTTTGACTTTGTTTGATACAGATTTCGGTCAGTTTTTATCGGAAAATGTTGATAAAACAGTTAAAGAAGCACCATTTTCAATGTTGAGAACAGATGAATTTGCTAAAGAGCAGTATATTGTTCGGGGAATTTGTGATGGATTTGTTAAACTTACTGATAAAATCGTTCTATTTGATTATAAGACGGATAGATTTACAAGTTCTTCAGCTATTTCTGAAATAAAAGAGCGTTATAGAGATCAGATGAATCTTTATAGTGAGGCTTTGAAAAAAGCCTACGATGTCAACCAAGTTGACAAGTATCTCATTTTATTAGGAGGCCCTCAGCAAGTTTTTGTTGAAAAACTAGATGATTAG
- a CDS encoding DUF951 domain-containing protein — MLEYELGSIVEMKKPHACTVKATGKKANAWEITRLGADIKIRCTNCNHEVMMSRFDFNKKIKKVLK; from the coding sequence ATGCTGGAATATGAATTAGGTTCGATTGTCGAGATGAAGAAACCTCATGCCTGCACTGTTAAGGCGACTGGTAAAAAAGCAAATGCTTGGGAAATCACTAGATTGGGTGCAGATATCAAGATAAGATGTACAAACTGCAATCATGAAGTGATGATGAGTCGTTTTGACTTTAATAAAAAAATAAAAAAGGTACTCAAGTGA
- a CDS encoding helix-turn-helix domain-containing protein produces MLGENLQKARLAQKLTQEEVAKELYFSRQAISRWESNKTEPNFETLIALAELYESDLSAFAQGIEPQKRKKHINLFAGFGLVFFNFVLGFWLIITTALILLALYAIILALFLAPFIMIFAVATHNPHITFGNANGATGLDWWYWLVAIIACSLMVLVSPLIWRFTKLLYFWLIKYLKFNLKSVYN; encoded by the coding sequence ATGCTCGGAGAAAATTTACAAAAAGCTCGTCTTGCCCAGAAGCTCACACAAGAAGAAGTTGCAAAAGAACTTTATTTTAGTAGACAAGCCATTTCACGTTGGGAATCCAATAAAACTGAACCAAATTTTGAAACATTGATTGCCCTAGCCGAATTATATGAATCAGATTTATCAGCTTTTGCTCAAGGAATTGAACCACAAAAAAGAAAGAAACATATCAACCTATTTGCTGGTTTTGGCTTAGTCTTTTTTAACTTCGTTCTTGGTTTCTGGTTGATAATTACTACTGCTTTGATTCTTTTGGCTCTCTATGCTATTATATTAGCTTTATTCCTTGCTCCATTTATTATGATTTTCGCTGTTGCTACTCATAACCCACATATTACTTTTGGGAATGCGAATGGAGCAACAGGTTTAGACTGGTGGTACTGGTTAGTTGCGATTATCGCTTGTTCGCTGATGGTTCTTGTTAGCCCTTTGATTTGGCGATTTACAAAGTTACTTTACTTTTGGCTTATTAAATACCTCAAATTTAATCTCAAATCGGTTTATAATTAA